One Scyliorhinus canicula chromosome 12, sScyCan1.1, whole genome shotgun sequence genomic region harbors:
- the LOC119975276 gene encoding urokinase plasminogen activator surface receptor-like has protein sequence MKMLLGAVLLIALVTGGSSLICHKCNSLTGSCALNTTTECRKTSHPTCRSISVNEVFGPTSTNFLLSGCGSCFGLATFNSGFYSSYVHTSCCSSNLCNDDVKPEIDNSTLNGLECHGCFTVTEAGCKNLMTTIKCRGQQDRCIHTSGIRRWKDPSTYVMKGCVSDVMCRNPAYLGLFGLHPNNALYCCKDNMCNLESRNFTRSTTPGPTTTSNSGPTQLNASISTALFLVFLKLVL, from the exons ATGAAGATGTTGCTTGGAGCAGTGCTTCTCATCGCCTTGGTGACAGGAG GTTCCTCCCTGATTTGTCACAAATGTAATAGCCTCACTGGCAGCTGTGCATTAAACACCACAACCGAGTGTCGCAAAACAAGCCATCCAACATGCAGATCCATCAGTGTCAACGAAGTCTTTG GTCCAACAAGCACTAATTTCCTTCTGAGTGGCTGTGGATCCTGTTTTGGTCTCGCCACTTTCAATAGTGGATTTTATTCCAGCTACGTGCACACCAGCTGTTGCAGCTCCAACCTCTGCAATGATGATGTTAAACCAG AGATAGACAACAGTACACTGAATGGTCTGGAATGTCATGGATGTTTTACTGTTACTGAGGCCGGATGTAAGAATTTGATGACCACGATTAAATGTAGAGGACAACAGGATCGCTGTATCCACACTTCAGGAATCCGGAGGTGGA AGGATCCCTCAACGTACGTGATGAAAGGCTGTGTTTCTGATGTTATGTGTCGAAATCCCGCCTATTTGGGACTTTTTGGGCTTCATCCGAACAACGCTTTGTACTGCTGCAAGGACAACATGTGCAACCTCGAGTCACGGAACTTTACCCGGTCCACCACACCTGGTCCCACAACCACTTCCAACTCGGGCCCAACCCAACTTAATGCCTCTATTAGCACCGCGCTGTTCCTGGTCTTCCTCAAACTTGTGCTGTGA